The following are encoded together in the Monodelphis domestica isolate mMonDom1 chromosome 5, mMonDom1.pri, whole genome shotgun sequence genome:
- the APOF gene encoding apolipoprotein F encodes MSGMVLLCCFLLCPIMALPGRSQPKDPLSRESQLPILSPLPCRSLLPGSLPSFSRLDPLPRFLISLPLYLTLERAGCPADAHALRQQLYRLGGVKATETLLRQLRDLRGHGREKNNHWVLFSILQLLGRGNKKSGRVSRSLSRAHCFDEKEQQVHSVIHFLPQLGRYYNLGTAFYYAAQDCSAQAWDRGQEAALDLGYDFLIGLSGITGGPGGVVASVALRPVFKAGVQRLIQYYSNKEEASSPSPSTDQRWQKDWRIATEMGSSWQKSQEVTPTVGRGKHVDDEVTQGTSLWNWVSFKSWG; translated from the coding sequence ATGTCCGGAATGGTGCTTCTCTGCTGCTTCCTGCTATGCCCAATAATGGCCCTCCCAGGCAGATCCCAGCCAAAGGATCCTTTATCACGAGAGTCCCAGCTGCCCATTCTCAGCCCCCTGCCCTGTCGGAGCCTGCTGCCTGGGTCTCTTCCCAGCTTCAGTCGCCTCGACCCTCTGCCTAGGTTCCTGATCAGCCTGCCTTTGTACCTCACCCTGGAGCGAGCTGGCTGTCCGGCTGATGCTCATGCCCTTCGGCAGCAGCTCTATAGACTGGGTGGGGTGAAAGCCACAGAGACCCTCCTCCGACAGCTTCGAGACCTGAGAGGGcatggaagagaaaagaacaacCACTGGGTCCTGTTCTCCATTCTGCAGCTTCTAGGCAGGGGGAACAAGAAGTCGGGCAGGGTCTCTCGTTCACTCTCCAGGGCACATTGCTTTGATGAGAAGGAGCAACAGGTACACAGTGTAATCCATTTCCTGCCACAGCTAGGAAGATACTATAACCTTGGTACAGCCTTCTATTATGCTGCCCAGGACTGCTCTGCTCAGGCCTGGGACCGAGGACAGGAAGCAGCCCTGGACCTAGGCTATGATTTCCTTATTGGGCTGAGTGGGATCACAGGGGGTCCTGGAGGAGTCGTGGCCAGTGTGGCCCTCAGGCCAGTGTTCAAAGCGGGAGTTCAGAGGCTCATCCAGTATTACAGTAATAAGGAGGAGGCGAGCAGCCCTTCTCCAAGCACAGACCAAAGATGGCAAAAGGACTGGAGAATCGCCACAGAAATGGGCAGCAGCTGGCAGAAAAGCCAGGAGGTGACTCCGACTGTGGGCAGAGGCAAACATGTGGATGATGAAGTGACACAGGGCACTTCCCTGTGGAATTGGGTGTCCTTCAAGAGTTGGGGATAG
- the TIMELESS gene encoding protein timeless homolog — translation MMNCELLATCSALGYLEGDVYHREPDCLESVKDLIRYLKYEDETRDVRRQLGAAQILQGDLLPILVQHRQDKPLFDAVVRLMVNLTQPALLCFGKVPQDPSFRHHFLQVLGYLQSYKEAFANEKTFGVLSETLYTLLQLGWEERQEEDNLLIERILLLVRNVLHVPADPGQEKNVDDEASIHDRLLWALHLSGLDDLLLFLASSAAEQQWSLHVLEIVSLVFRDQNPEQLAAAGQARSAREQGADTAELEVLRQRETAEKKSRALQRSSRHSRFGGSYVVQGLKSIGDRDVVFHKSLHRFQAYSSDMGKDARYVPRRRQPAPESSIQRRSALNIRLFLRDFCSEFLENCYNRLMGLVKDHLLREKAQQHDETYYLWALAFFMAFNRASDFRPSLVSETLSVRAFHFIEQNLTNYYEMMLTDRKEAVSWGRRMHLALKAYQELLATVNKMDVSADEAVRESSRILKNNVFYVMEYRELFLTLFRKFDETRQPRSYLRDLVETTHLFLKMLERFCRNRGNLMVQNKRRRRKKKKKALPRAPASADSAAQHPEGAEGAWPALAEQLRHCAQNSELAPDSVVPFDAASEVPVEEQRTEALVRIQDSLRAAQASEALTLLRAAREVWPEGDAFGSPELSPDEEVELLRHIFSAQLPRRPEPAEPGGEEEGEEDEEEEEEEEEELQAIQVSEKEFSFLDYLRRFACSHVVRACVLLLKDYRENPPHTNHCAIKMLHRLAHDLKMEPLLFHVSLFCLFNKLFSDPASGAYGELAAFARYVLAKFFKLTQVNRKAFVELLFWKNTAVVREMTEGYGSLEAESSNRKASKWTPEEDNQLRELYVAHKDIEGEDVIDAILARLDSRARSRKQVIHHLVRLGLADSVKDFHRPRQGINVVLWTEDQELELHRLFEEFQDSDDVLGHIMKNITAKRSRARVVEKLLALGLVTERRALYKKRRRKKPPAGKDPLKVPDQEDEEEGEEPEEEEEEEEEEEEEDSEEDQGPGPEAAEGPSGPLPQSLRQILQEEDFLAPLLWLQNCLIRIADDREEAGCTQAVPLVPLTEENEDAMESPAFQRLLRKLGMRPPASEQESFWRVPARLSPAVLRTAAASLAQAGPGSQAAGLVEQPPPTPETPLPAGKRKRGPELPEVAEEPSSPGPQKPQAPDSAWEQGMDGSKDRDLLDSEPDSPETPRIPKRRRFLIEDEDD, via the exons ATGATGAACTGCGAGCTTCTAGCCACGTGCAGCGCCCTCGGGTACCTGGAAGGGGATGTTTACCACCGGGAGCCGGACTGCTTGG AGAGCGTGAAGGATCTGATCCGCTACCTGAAGTACGAGGATGAGACGCGAGATGTGCGCCGGCAGCTCGGGGCGGCCCAGATCCTCCAAGGGGACCTCCTGCCCATCCTGGTGCAGCACCGCCAGGACAAGCCGCTCTTCGACGCCGTCGTCAG GCTGATGGTGAACCTGACCCAGCCGGCCCTGCTCTGCTTCGGGAAAGTGCCCCAGGATCCCAGCTTCCGGCACCACTTCCTCCAAGTGTTGGGCTACCTGCAGTCCTACAAAGAA GCCTTTGCCAACGAGAAGACCTTCGGGGTCCTCAGCGAGACACTCTACACGCTGCTGCAGCTG GGCTGGGAGGAGCGTCAGGAAGAAGACAACCTGCTGATCGAGCGCATCCTCCTGCTGGTCAGAAACGTCCTCCACGTGCCCGCCGACCCTGGCCAGGAGAAG AACGTCGACGACGAGGCCAGCATCCACGACCGGCTGCTCTGGGCCCTGCACCTCAGCGGCCTCGACGACCTGCTGCTCTTCTTGGCCAGCTCTGCGGCCGAGCAGCAGTGGAGCCTCCACGTGCTCGAGATCGTCTCCCTGGTGTTCCGGGACCAG AACCCCGAGCAGCTGGCCGCGGCGGGCCAGGCCCGCTCGGCCCGGGAGCAGGGCGCCGACACGGCGGAGCTGGAGGTTCTCCGGCAGAGGGAGACGGCGGAGAAGAAGAGCCGGGCCCTTCAGCGGAGCAGCAG ACACTCCCGTTTCGGGGGCTCCTACGTGGTCCAGGGGCTGAAGTCCATCGGAGACAGGGACGTGGTCTTTCACAAGAGCCTGCACCGC TTTCAGGCCTATAGCTCCGACATGGGGAAGGACGCCCGTTACGTGCCCCGGCGCCGGCAGCCTGCTCCAGAGTCCTCCATCCAGCGCCGCTCGGCCCTCAACATACGGCTTTTCCTCCGTGACTTCTGTTCCGAGTTCCTGGAGAACTGCTACAACCGCCTCATGGGCCTGGTCAAG GACCACCTACTCCGGGAGAAGGCACAGCAGCACGACGAGACCTACTACCTGTGGGCCCTGGCCTTCTTCATGGCCTTCAATCGAGCCTCCGACTTCCGGCCCAGCCTGGTGTCCGAGACTCTCAGTGTCCGAGCCTTCCACTTCATCGAACAGAACCTCACCAACTACTATGAGATGATGCTGACTGATCGGAAGGAGGCGGTCTCATGGGGTCGCCG AATGCACCTCGCCCTCAAGGCCTACCAGGAGCTGCTGGCCACAGTGAACAAAATGGACGTGTCGGCAGATGAGGCCGTGAGGGAGAGCAGCCGGATCCTCAAGA acAACGTCTTCTACGTGATGGAGTACAGAGAACTCTTCCTGACCCTCTTTCGGAAATTCGACGAGACCCGACAGCCCCGCTCCTATCTCCGAGATCTGGTGGAGACGACCCACCTCTTCCTGAAGATGCTGGAGCGTTTCTGCCGGAACCGGGGAAACCTGATGGTGCAG AacaaaaggaggagaaggaagaagaagaagaaggcgTTGCCTCGGGCGCCAGCCTCTGCGGACAGCGCTGCCCAGCACCCAGAGGGGGCGGAGGGCGCGTGGCCGGCCCTGGCTGAACAGCTGAGGCACTGCGCGCAG AATTCAGAGCTCGCCCCTGACTCCGTGGTCCCCTTTGATGCCGCTTCGGAGGTGCCGGTGGAAGAACAGCGGACCGAGGCCCTGGTTCGGATCCAAGACAGCCTCCGGGCCGCTCAGGCCTCGGAGGCCCTCACCCTGCTGCGGGCAGCCAG GGAGGTGTGGCCAGAAGGGGATGCCTTCGGCTCCCCGGAGCTCTCCCCTGATGAGGAGGTGGAGTTGCTGCGACACATCTTCTCTGCACAGCTTCCCC GGCGGCCTGAGCCTGCCGAGCCGGGCGGGGAGGAAGAAGGTGAGGAGGacgaggaagaggaggaggaggaggaggaggagctgcAGGCCATCCAGGTCTCCGAGAAGGAGTTTAGCTTCCTGGACTACCTGAGGCG cTTCGCGTGCTCCCACGTGGTCCGAGCCTGCGTGCTCCTGCTGAAGGACTACAGGGAGAACCCGCCCCACACCAACCACTGCGCCATCAAGATGCTCCACCGGCTGGCCCACGATCTCAAGATGGAGCCCTTGCTCTTCCACGTCTCCCTCTTCTGCCTCTTCAACAAGCTGTTCAGCGACCCAGCCTCTGGGGCCTACGGG GAGTTAGCCGCTTTTGCCAGATATGTACTGGCCAAGTTCTTCAAGCTGACCCAAGTCAACCGCAAGGCCTTTGTGGAGCTTCTGTTCTGGAAGAACACGGCTGTGGTTCGGGAGATGACGGAGGGCTACGGTTCTCTGGAGGCTGA GTCTTCTAACCGGAAAGCCTCCAAGTGGACTCCGGAGGAGGACAACCAGCTGCGGGAGCTGTACGTGGCCCACAAAGACATAGAAG GGGAGGATGTGATAGATGCTATCTTGGCCCGCCTGGATTCTAGGGCTCGTTCTCGGAAACAAGTCATCCACCATCTGGTTCGACTCGGACTGGCCGACAGCGTCAAGGATTTCCATCGACCCAGGCAG GGGATCAACGTGGTTTTATGGACGGAGGATCAGGAGTTAGAGCTGCACCGGCTCTTTGAGGAGTTCCAGGATTCAGATG ATGTTCTGGGTCACATCATGAAGAACATCACAGCCAAGCGCTCACGTGCCCGGGTGGTTGAGAAGCTTCTGGCCCTGGGACTGGTGACAGAACGCCGGGCCTTGTACAAGAAGCGCCGGAGGAAGAAGCCT CCAGCAGGAAAGGACCCCCTGAAGGTCCCTGACCAGGAGGatgaagaggaaggggaggaaccggaggaggaggaggaggaggaggaggaggaggaggaggaagacagtGAGGAGGACCAAGGCCCAGGGCCAGAAGCAGCTGAGGGCCCCTCAGGGCCCCTGCCCCAGAGCCTGAGGCAAATCCTGCAGGAGGAAG aCTTCTTGGCCCCCCTTCTGTGGCTCCAGAACTGCCTGATCCGGATCGCTGACGACCGGGAGGAGGCtg GCTGCACCCAGGCGGTGCCCCTGGTGCCTCTGACGGAGGAGAACGAGGACGCGATGGAGAGCCCGGCCTTCCAGAGGCTGCTCAGAAAGTTAGGGATGCGGCCCCCAGCCTCGGAACAG GAATCTTTCTGGAGAGTTCCAGCCCGGCTGAGCCCTGCAGTGCTGCGGACAGCAGCCGCTTCTCTGGCTCAGGCTGGCCCCGGGTCCCAGGCTGCCGGCCTTGTGGAGCAGCCGCCTCCCACCCCGGAGACCCCCCTGCCAGCTGGGAAACGGAAGCGCGGCCCAGAGCTGCCAG AAGTGGCGGAGGAGCCATCCAGCCCTGGGCCCCAGAAGCCACAGGCACCGGACAGTGCCTGGGAGCAGGGGATGGATGGAAGCAAAGACAGag ATCTCCTGGATTCTGAGCCGGACTCCCCCGAGACCCCCAGAATCCCCAAGAGGAGGCGGTTTCTGATTGAGGATGAAGATGACTGA
- the MIP gene encoding lens fiber major intrinsic protein gives MWELRSASFWRAIFAEFFATLFYVFFGLGASLRWAPGPVHVLQVSVAFGLALATLVQAVGHVSGAHVNPAVTFAFLVGSQMSLLRALCYMVAQLLGAVAGAAVLYSVTPPAVRGNLALNTLHPGVSVGQATIVEIFLTLQFVLCIFATFDERRNGRLGSVALAIGVSLTLGHLFGMYYTGAGMNPARSFAPAILTRNFSNHWVYWVGPIIGGTLGGLLYDFLLFPRIKSVSERLTILKGIRPNDSEGQPEVTGEPVELKTQAL, from the exons ATGTGGGAGCTCCGCTCAGCCTCCTTCTGGAGGGCCATCTTTGCTGAGTTTTTCGCCACCCTCTTTTATGTCTTCTTTGGGCTGGGGGCCTCGCTGCGCTGGGCGCCCGGCCCGGTCCACGTCCTGCAGGTGTCCGTGGCCTTCGGACTAGCCCTGGCCACGCTGGTGCAGGCCGTAGGCCATGTCAGCGGAGCCCATGTCAACCCAGCAGTCACCTTCGCCTTCCTGGTGGGCTCCCAGATGTCCCTGCTGCGCGCCCTCTGCTACATGGTAGCGCAGTTGCTGGGGGCCGTAGCCGGGGCCGCCGTGCTGTACAGCGTCACCCCCCCAGCTGTCCGCGGGAACCTGGCGCTCAACACG CTGCACCCCGGGGTGAGCGTGGGTCAGGCCACTATCGTGGAGATCTTCTTGACCCTTCAGTTTGTGCTCTGCATCTTTGCCACGTTTGATGAGAGGAGGAATGGACGCTTGGGGTCCGTGGCATTAGCTATTGGTGTCTCCCTCACCCTGGGCCACCTGTTTGGG ATGTATTACACGGGTGCGGGCATGAACCCTGCTCGATCCTTTGCTCCTGCTATCCTCACCAGGAACTTCAGCAACCACTGG GTGTACTGGGTAGGCCCCATCATTGGGGGAACTCTGGGAGGCCTCCTCTATGACTTCCTGCTTTTTCCCCGGATCAAGAGTGTCTCAGAGAGACTGACTATCCTCAAGGGTATCAGGCCCAATGACTCCGAGGGGCAGCCTGAGGTCACTGGGGAGCCTGTGGAGTTAAAGACCCAAGCCCTCTAG